One genomic window of Prochlorococcus sp. MIT 0801 includes the following:
- a CDS encoding SDR family oxidoreductase, which yields MKLAITGASGKTGFRVAEEAITAGYEVRLIVRSQSEIPESIKGCERYVLSDTNGTTLDYALQGCESLVIATGARPSIDLTGPAKVDYLNIKKQIESCKRQKLNRVVLVSSLCAGKLIHPLNLFGLILIWKRLGERSLQKSGLDWTIIRPGGLNENETNLKNQNILFSGEKTQEEGSIPRRLVAKACIEALKTKNSIERIIEITSSEENPKTNMSKALNAFSI from the coding sequence ATGAAACTAGCCATAACAGGAGCTTCGGGGAAAACAGGTTTTCGAGTAGCAGAGGAAGCCATAACAGCTGGATATGAAGTGAGATTGATAGTTAGATCACAGTCTGAGATCCCTGAATCAATAAAAGGTTGTGAAAGGTACGTTTTGTCAGACACTAATGGAACCACACTTGATTATGCATTACAAGGTTGTGAGAGCCTAGTCATAGCAACAGGTGCAAGGCCATCTATCGATTTAACTGGCCCAGCAAAAGTAGATTATCTAAATATCAAAAAACAAATTGAAAGCTGTAAGAGACAGAAGTTAAATAGGGTTGTTCTTGTTAGTTCACTTTGCGCAGGAAAATTGATACACCCTCTAAATTTATTTGGTCTAATACTTATATGGAAAAGATTAGGTGAGAGATCTCTGCAAAAAAGTGGTCTAGATTGGACTATCATACGTCCAGGAGGATTGAATGAGAATGAAACTAATTTAAAAAATCAGAACATTTTATTCTCTGGTGAAAAAACTCAAGAAGAAGGCTCGATCCCCAGAAGGCTTGTTGCAAAAGCCTGTATAGAAGCTTTAAAAACAAAAAATTCTATCGAAAGAATTATCGAGATTACTAGTAGCGAAGAGAATCCCAAAACAAATATGAGTAAGGCATTAAACGCGTTTAGTATTTGA
- the nth gene encoding endonuclease III: MKKDERVKIIIKRLEEIYPETPIPLDHQNDFTLLVAVVLSAQSTDKKVNELTKELFKLAPSAEKMYKIGEHEIYNYIKQLGLAKTKAKNIFNLSKIIHEKFNNRVPNSFHELESLPGVGHKTASVVMSQAFGVPSFPVDTHIHRLSQRWGLTSGKNVIQTEKDLKRLFPKNLWNKLHLQIIFYGREYCSARGCNGTVCNLCKELYPNRKKAIICIKA; this comes from the coding sequence ATGAAAAAAGATGAAAGGGTAAAAATAATAATTAAGAGACTTGAAGAAATTTATCCTGAGACACCGATACCCTTAGATCATCAAAATGATTTCACGCTTCTTGTAGCAGTTGTATTAAGTGCGCAATCAACTGATAAGAAAGTCAATGAATTAACTAAAGAACTTTTCAAACTTGCTCCCTCAGCCGAGAAAATGTACAAAATAGGTGAGCATGAAATATATAATTATATAAAACAACTTGGACTTGCAAAAACTAAAGCAAAAAATATTTTTAACTTATCAAAGATTATTCATGAAAAATTCAACAATCGAGTTCCAAATTCTTTTCATGAACTCGAGTCACTCCCTGGAGTAGGTCATAAGACAGCCAGTGTTGTAATGTCTCAAGCATTTGGTGTACCATCATTTCCTGTCGACACGCACATACATAGATTATCTCAGAGATGGGGGTTAACTTCAGGTAAAAATGTTATCCAAACGGAAAAGGATCTAAAAAGATTATTTCCAAAAAACCTTTGGAATAAATTACATCTACAAATTATTTTTTATGGAAGAGAATATTGCTCAGCGAGAGGATGTAACGGTACAGTCTGTAACTTGTGCAAAGAGCTTTACCCTAATCGAAAGAAAGCCATTATTTGTATAAAGGCTTAA
- a CDS encoding ABC transporter ATP-binding protein, which translates to MSTELEVHNLWHEFKSNKNNNWVLKDINFALKAGELIGLLGPSGCGKTTLLRLIAGFEKPKRGSIKKNGQIISNNKYLLSPERRQIGMVFQDYALFPHLNVWDNVCFGINKKEKSIKRAKWLLNLLDIYEFKNRYPHELSGGQSQRVALARALAPGTSLVLLDEPFCSLDVEVRARLRSELSSVLKSCSASAILVTHDPHEALAICDRVAVLRNGEIQQYSTPFEIVLNPSNDFIGQFVLQKNVLPIQYIDNSYSTCIGKLSLPSDMSISSKSVCMFDKNAIRIESCSNDIFTVISKEYRINHYVYTVISDSLKLKSEMSLDTSLSIGDKCKVVAIHDKNFLVLPENIKSNF; encoded by the coding sequence GTGAGTACTGAACTAGAAGTCCACAACTTATGGCATGAATTTAAGTCTAATAAAAATAATAATTGGGTTCTAAAAGATATTAATTTTGCTTTAAAAGCTGGAGAATTGATAGGTTTGCTTGGTCCTTCTGGCTGTGGAAAAACTACCCTTTTAAGATTGATAGCAGGTTTTGAAAAGCCTAAGCGTGGATCAATAAAAAAAAATGGGCAAATAATCTCAAATAATAAATATCTTCTTTCCCCAGAGCGAAGGCAAATAGGGATGGTTTTTCAAGACTATGCTTTATTTCCTCATTTGAACGTTTGGGATAATGTTTGCTTTGGCATAAATAAAAAAGAGAAATCCATTAAAAGAGCAAAGTGGCTATTGAATTTATTGGATATTTATGAGTTTAAAAACAGATATCCTCACGAACTTTCAGGTGGACAGAGCCAAAGAGTTGCATTAGCTCGTGCTCTGGCCCCTGGGACTTCATTGGTTTTACTTGACGAACCTTTTTGCTCTTTAGATGTTGAAGTGAGAGCGAGATTGAGGTCGGAACTTTCTTCCGTTTTAAAATCCTGCTCAGCATCTGCAATTTTAGTAACTCACGATCCTCATGAAGCATTAGCTATTTGTGATCGGGTGGCTGTCTTAAGAAATGGTGAAATTCAACAATACTCAACTCCTTTTGAGATAGTTTTAAACCCATCAAATGATTTCATAGGTCAATTTGTTTTGCAAAAAAATGTTTTGCCTATTCAATATATTGATAATTCCTATTCTACATGTATCGGCAAATTGAGTTTGCCTTCCGATATGTCAATTTCATCAAAATCTGTTTGTATGTTTGATAAAAATGCTATTCGAATTGAGTCTTGTTCAAATGATATCTTTACTGTTATCTCAAAAGAATATCGTATTAATCATTATGTTTATACCGTGATCAGTGATAGTTTAAAGTTGAAATCCGAAATGAGCTTGGATACATCATTATCTATTGGAGATAAATGTAAAGTCGTTGCAATTCACGATAAAAACTTTTTAGTTCTACCTGAAAATATTAAATCTAATTTCTAA
- a CDS encoding ferritin has translation MQSAPSSLIDLNIGPSGRAVAQPMDLDLLEALYQHTSLERVSSAQYLAMSLWFLERELRGFSSFFKNESLSEQEHGFNFAKYLIARGQTVELEEVTKPIQEWKTVQELLTLSFQMEADVTSSVQQIYSLAERSNDTRTTVFLDPVIDEQIKSEDEMAYLLGKVKFADNDPSALLIIDNELNNK, from the coding sequence ATGCAGTCAGCTCCATCCAGTTTGATAGATCTTAATATTGGTCCTTCAGGTCGTGCAGTTGCGCAGCCGATGGATCTTGATCTACTTGAGGCTCTTTATCAACATACCTCTCTTGAAAGGGTTTCAAGTGCACAATATTTAGCAATGTCCCTTTGGTTCCTAGAGAGAGAATTAAGAGGTTTTTCTTCATTTTTCAAGAATGAGTCTTTATCTGAGCAAGAGCATGGATTTAACTTCGCTAAATACTTGATAGCTCGTGGTCAAACTGTTGAACTTGAAGAAGTAACTAAACCAATACAAGAATGGAAGACAGTCCAGGAATTGCTAACTCTGTCTTTCCAAATGGAGGCTGACGTAACATCCTCTGTTCAGCAGATTTATTCATTGGCCGAGAGATCAAATGATACTCGTACAACGGTATTTCTTGATCCGGTTATCGATGAGCAAATTAAATCAGAAGATGAAATGGCTTATTTGCTCGGTAAAGTCAAATTTGCTGATAATGATCCTTCAGCATTGTTGATTATTGATAATGAGTTAAATAATAAATAA
- a CDS encoding Crp/Fnr family transcriptional regulator yields MSFRSYPETPSSAVRMATGQSVLIDPSSRRGDTCLEVLDGIARVFCPCEETEGMTLAFLQSGDQLRTDRLCSEGVCVEALTSLCFVSDAEKPLETGGYDAVNEWTLQLLRIRHLGNAEQRLQALFALLVNRLGRRCGDWCQLPFRLTHERIGELIGSTRVTSTRLISRLRTADLLKAPSGVQTLSLSPEFIESSPLAA; encoded by the coding sequence ATGAGCTTTAGAAGTTACCCTGAAACTCCCTCATCAGCTGTTCGAATGGCAACGGGTCAATCGGTTCTGATAGATCCCTCCTCCAGGAGAGGAGATACTTGCTTAGAAGTTTTAGATGGCATAGCGCGTGTTTTTTGCCCTTGCGAGGAAACAGAAGGAATGACATTGGCTTTCTTGCAGTCTGGAGATCAATTAAGAACTGACCGTCTATGCAGTGAAGGTGTATGCGTAGAAGCTTTAACATCACTTTGCTTTGTAAGTGATGCTGAAAAACCACTTGAAACAGGCGGATATGATGCTGTCAACGAGTGGACTCTTCAACTACTTAGGATTAGACATTTAGGTAATGCCGAACAAAGACTACAAGCTTTATTTGCTTTATTGGTTAACCGACTTGGAAGAAGATGCGGTGATTGGTGCCAATTACCATTCAGACTTACTCACGAAAGAATTGGAGAGTTAATTGGATCAACAAGGGTTACTTCTACTCGTTTAATTTCAAGACTGAGAACAGCAGATTTACTAAAAGCACCATCAGGTGTTCAAACACTAAGTCTTTCGCCAGAGTTTATTGAGTCATCCCCATTAGCAGCTTAA
- a CDS encoding chlorophyll a/b binding light-harvesting protein, with the protein MQTYGNPSVTYDWYAGNSGTANRSGKFIAAHAAHAGLMMFWAGAFTLFELARYDSSVAMGNQNLICLPHLAQLGIGGIENGVITEPYGCTVIAVLHLIFSGVLGAGGILHSTRYDGDLGNYPEGSRPKKFDFEWDDPDKLTFILGHHLIFLGLANIQFVEWAQYHGIWDTALGATRTVSYNLDLGMIWNHQADFLQINSLEDVMGGHAFLAFFQIIGGAFHIITKQFGEYTEFKGKGLLSAEAVLSYSLAGVGYCALVAAFWSSTNTTVYSTEFFGDVLQLKFDFAPYFVDTDASLATGAHTARAWLANVHFYLGFFFIQGHLWHALRAMGFDFRRVGKAFDNMENAKITNG; encoded by the coding sequence GTGCAGACCTACGGGAATCCTAGCGTTACCTATGACTGGTACGCGGGTAATTCAGGGACGGCCAATCGCTCCGGAAAATTCATCGCTGCGCATGCTGCCCATGCTGGTTTGATGATGTTCTGGGCAGGTGCGTTCACTTTATTTGAGCTAGCTCGTTATGACTCATCCGTTGCGATGGGTAATCAAAACTTGATCTGCTTGCCTCACCTTGCACAACTTGGAATAGGTGGAATTGAAAACGGAGTAATAACTGAGCCTTACGGTTGCACAGTTATTGCTGTACTTCACCTAATTTTCTCTGGTGTTCTTGGTGCTGGTGGAATTCTTCACTCAACAAGATATGACGGAGATTTAGGAAACTATCCTGAAGGAAGTCGTCCTAAAAAGTTTGACTTCGAGTGGGACGATCCAGACAAGCTTACATTTATCCTTGGTCACCACCTTATTTTCCTAGGTTTGGCAAACATTCAATTCGTTGAATGGGCTCAATATCATGGTATTTGGGATACTGCTTTAGGGGCTACTCGTACAGTTTCTTACAACCTAGATTTAGGAATGATTTGGAATCACCAAGCTGATTTCCTTCAAATCAACAGTTTAGAAGATGTTATGGGCGGTCACGCATTCTTAGCATTTTTCCAAATTATTGGTGGAGCATTCCATATCATCACTAAGCAATTTGGTGAGTACACAGAATTTAAAGGTAAAGGACTTCTTTCAGCAGAAGCTGTTCTTTCATACTCATTAGCTGGTGTTGGCTATTGTGCTCTTGTTGCAGCTTTCTGGAGTTCAACAAACACAACTGTTTACTCAACAGAATTCTTTGGAGATGTACTTCAACTCAAGTTTGATTTCGCTCCTTATTTCGTTGACACTGACGCATCACTTGCAACTGGAGCTCATACAGCTAGAGCCTGGTTAGCAAATGTTCACTTCTATCTTGGCTTCTTCTTCATTCAGGGTCATCTCTGGCATGCATTAAGAGCTATGGGATTTGACTTCAGACGCGTAGGTAAAGCGTTCGACAATATGGAAAACGCTAAAATCACTAACGGTTAA
- a CDS encoding AhpC/TSA family protein produces the protein MNYKNVIKEFFVKERIFLDQRKSLIVLLGSFADFDSFEYAQQLAVQSNRLAKHSVDLILIGIGSEKSKESFCKFNKIDIKNVIAVRNADLHKKLNLNAGLVTKMPAIINLLIMCTGINSRGTIKEVLRGYFGDKNAKSLFAFDEDINLGPFFLLKGNMFDIFSKNKNLRPFELATRRLMNMIEILSNWNTYVPDSAFITQRGATILLNEKDEVLYEFISESLLGYASKMSEPLSFLDDFLN, from the coding sequence ATGAATTATAAAAATGTCATTAAAGAGTTTTTTGTAAAAGAGAGAATTTTTCTCGATCAAAGAAAAAGCCTAATAGTTTTGCTTGGTTCTTTTGCTGATTTTGATAGTTTTGAATACGCACAACAATTAGCAGTTCAATCAAACAGGTTGGCAAAGCACTCAGTTGATTTGATTTTGATAGGTATTGGGAGTGAAAAGTCTAAAGAATCTTTTTGTAAGTTCAATAAGATTGATATTAAAAATGTTATTGCGGTAAGGAATGCTGACCTTCATAAAAAACTAAATCTGAATGCTGGACTTGTCACAAAAATGCCTGCAATTATCAATCTATTGATTATGTGCACAGGTATAAATTCAAGAGGTACTATCAAGGAAGTTTTAAGAGGTTATTTTGGGGACAAAAATGCAAAGAGTTTATTCGCTTTCGATGAAGATATAAATTTAGGGCCATTCTTTTTGTTGAAGGGAAATATGTTTGATATTTTTTCAAAAAATAAAAATTTACGCCCTTTTGAGCTTGCTACTAGGAGACTTATGAATATGATTGAAATTCTTTCTAATTGGAATACTTATGTTCCTGATTCCGCATTCATAACGCAAAGAGGAGCAACAATACTATTAAATGAAAAAGATGAGGTCTTATATGAATTTATTTCTGAGAGTCTTCTAGGGTATGCAAGTAAAATGAGTGAACCTTTATCATTCTTAGATGATTTTTTGAATTAA
- a CDS encoding ABC transporter ATP-binding protein has product MVNESRTDEINWASLKNLNVYVDQNKILSNININLRYGENIVILGPNGSGKSTFLKLLNRSIYPINSCDSSFKLFNKENINIWDLRKKIGFLFKEMEQRVNNGVNLYDVISSGFSGIFNSKYTNLLSEREKIKINTLINEWGLSNIIYNNFHSLSDGQKRRALIARALVYEPNILVLDEPFCNLDIKSNYILNQNLNKLIKQSVNIIYVTHNLESILPKTNRVLLIKEGKILNDGSPYELINSKTLSDLYNISIKVIEQEGFWRMLPLNN; this is encoded by the coding sequence ATGGTTAATGAATCTCGTACAGATGAAATAAACTGGGCTAGTTTAAAAAATTTAAATGTATATGTTGATCAGAATAAAATCCTATCAAATATAAATATAAATCTTCGTTATGGAGAAAATATAGTGATATTAGGACCAAATGGATCTGGTAAATCAACCTTTCTAAAGTTATTGAACAGGTCAATTTATCCAATCAACTCTTGTGATAGTTCATTTAAGTTGTTTAACAAAGAAAACATAAATATTTGGGACTTAAGGAAAAAGATTGGATTTCTATTTAAAGAAATGGAGCAAAGGGTAAATAATGGAGTCAATTTATATGATGTAATTAGTTCAGGATTCTCAGGTATATTTAATTCTAAATATACAAACCTACTTTCAGAAAGAGAAAAAATTAAAATCAATACTCTAATAAACGAATGGGGCCTAAGTAATATTATTTACAATAACTTTCATTCATTATCAGATGGTCAAAAAAGAAGAGCATTAATAGCTAGAGCTTTAGTTTACGAGCCTAATATACTAGTACTTGATGAACCTTTTTGTAATTTAGACATAAAATCAAATTACATTCTAAATCAAAACCTAAACAAATTAATCAAGCAATCAGTAAATATAATTTATGTCACACATAATCTTGAATCTATTTTACCTAAAACCAATAGAGTTCTTCTAATAAAAGAAGGTAAAATATTAAATGATGGAAGCCCTTATGAACTAATTAATAGCAAAACACTTAGCGATCTCTATAATATATCAATCAAAGTAATAGAACAAGAGGGGTTCTGGAGAATGCTCCCATTAAATAACTAA
- a CDS encoding Rieske 2Fe-2S domain-containing protein — protein MNEENGKNNKSFEYETNNLIRSTLNEKESVKDLENIAPKPSNQLTNGLLGWYSVSSSESIKEGKLNHFTIYNEPLVLYRDREGIVKCVKDVCPHRGASFLGGEVINGQLVCPYHGARFSSQGSCTNLDRITCQHIIDSNYDNYAKSIKLFQYPCVEKEGYIYIYYTGTPLANIEDFQIKSSINSLLPDSYGFPSLEYEYEEVYVDFKADWARIIENHLDILHVFWMHGDTIPDKNVSRETITSFNQKIKRDNRQIESIYSYKTNGQEEFIRIKFVPPGRIFIYKGSPESTRYIQVLDHIPLGNNKARVIVRHYRKFLKNKLFTNLVLFSHLQRRTFYKIFSEDYLVLKTQTFNDQMGYIQKDNVKLLGEDKMVQYYWDWLQNALNKEKPWDIHPTNSLTNSVHDDRGMQYPPENPNMAIKNNRKIIIKLLTRLLFPISFILLLI, from the coding sequence ATGAACGAAGAAAATGGAAAAAATAATAAATCATTTGAATATGAGACTAATAACCTCATTAGATCTACTCTTAATGAGAAAGAAAGTGTAAAAGATTTAGAGAATATTGCTCCCAAGCCATCTAATCAACTAACAAATGGACTACTAGGTTGGTATTCGGTATCAAGCAGCGAGTCAATAAAGGAGGGTAAATTAAATCACTTCACAATTTATAATGAGCCACTTGTTTTGTATCGCGATAGAGAAGGTATTGTTAAATGCGTAAAAGATGTATGTCCTCACAGAGGAGCTTCATTTCTAGGCGGTGAAGTGATTAACGGACAACTTGTTTGTCCTTATCACGGAGCAAGGTTTTCATCTCAAGGAAGTTGCACAAATTTAGATAGAATAACCTGTCAACATATTATTGATTCCAATTACGATAATTATGCAAAAAGTATAAAACTCTTTCAATATCCATGTGTAGAGAAAGAAGGATATATTTATATTTATTATACAGGGACACCATTAGCAAACATTGAAGACTTTCAAATTAAATCTTCAATCAATAGCCTTCTTCCTGATTCCTATGGATTTCCATCTTTAGAATATGAATATGAAGAAGTTTATGTAGATTTCAAAGCAGATTGGGCAAGAATTATAGAAAATCATCTGGATATATTGCATGTATTCTGGATGCACGGAGACACCATCCCCGACAAGAATGTAAGTAGGGAAACAATAACTAGTTTCAATCAAAAAATAAAAAGAGATAATAGGCAAATAGAAAGTATATATTCATATAAAACAAATGGGCAAGAAGAGTTTATTAGAATAAAATTCGTACCTCCTGGAAGAATTTTTATATATAAAGGCTCACCTGAAAGTACAAGATATATTCAAGTTCTTGATCATATTCCACTAGGAAATAATAAGGCAAGGGTCATTGTAAGGCATTATAGAAAATTCCTTAAAAATAAATTGTTTACAAATCTAGTTTTATTTAGTCATCTACAAAGAAGAACATTTTATAAGATTTTTAGTGAAGATTATTTAGTCCTAAAAACTCAAACTTTTAATGATCAAATGGGCTACATACAAAAAGATAATGTAAAACTATTAGGAGAAGATAAAATGGTTCAATATTACTGGGATTGGCTTCAAAATGCTTTAAATAAAGAAAAGCCATGGGACATACATCCCACTAATTCATTGACCAACTCAGTTCATGACGATAGAGGAATGCAATATCCTCCGGAGAATCCTAATATGGCTATAAAGAATAATAGAAAGATAATTATAAAACTCTTAACTAGATTATTGTTCCCAATAAGTTTTATTCTGCTATTAATATAA
- the galE gene encoding UDP-glucose 4-epimerase GalE produces the protein MRLLLTGGAGFIGSHTSLLLLQRGYDVIIYDSFVNSSYKVINVIKSYLDSDGIDYKLKTIKGDIRDKSSLEKIFKDSIKEGNAIQAVIHFAGLKSVAESVKYPLKYWDVNVCGTKNLLEIMKDNECYSIVFSSSATIYGLTNAVPISEDQTVSPMNPYGKTKVAIENMLCDLFKSNMNLWKICSLRYFNPVGAHPSGLMGEDPIGIPSNLFPYITQVAIRRINLLKVFGDNWNTEDGSGVRDYIHIMDLSEGHIDAIGFLKSKKSIYESINLGSGKGYSVFQIIREFELSTGCEIPFLIEGRRDGDVAEYYADISKAERLLGWSPKRSLKQICIDGWNWQRNNPEGYT, from the coding sequence ATGAGATTACTACTTACCGGCGGAGCAGGTTTTATTGGTTCTCATACGTCTTTGTTATTGCTTCAGAGAGGGTATGATGTAATAATCTATGACTCTTTTGTTAATTCCTCTTATAAAGTAATTAATGTAATAAAATCTTATTTGGATTCTGATGGAATTGATTATAAATTAAAAACAATAAAAGGTGATATTAGAGATAAAAGTTCCTTGGAAAAAATCTTTAAAGATTCTATTAAAGAGGGAAATGCAATACAAGCAGTTATACATTTTGCTGGTTTGAAATCAGTTGCTGAATCAGTAAAATATCCTCTAAAGTATTGGGATGTGAATGTATGTGGAACTAAAAATCTTTTAGAAATCATGAAAGATAATGAATGTTACTCAATAGTTTTTAGTAGTAGTGCAACTATCTATGGCTTAACAAATGCCGTGCCTATCAGTGAAGATCAAACCGTTTCACCTATGAATCCTTATGGAAAAACAAAAGTAGCTATCGAAAATATGTTATGTGATTTGTTCAAATCTAATATGAACTTATGGAAAATTTGTTCATTACGTTATTTTAATCCAGTTGGTGCTCATCCATCAGGTTTGATGGGGGAAGATCCAATTGGAATACCAAGTAATCTATTTCCATATATCACTCAGGTTGCCATACGAAGAATAAATCTTTTAAAGGTATTTGGTGATAATTGGAATACTGAAGATGGTTCGGGAGTTAGAGATTATATTCATATAATGGATTTATCTGAAGGTCATATAGACGCAATAGGTTTTTTAAAATCAAAAAAATCCATTTACGAAAGTATTAATTTGGGTTCTGGAAAAGGATACTCTGTATTTCAGATTATTCGTGAATTTGAGCTGTCTACAGGTTGTGAAATCCCTTTTTTAATTGAAGGGAGAAGAGATGGTGATGTTGCTGAATATTATGCTGATATTTCAAAGGCCGAGCGTTTACTTGGATGGTCTCCAAAAAGATCTTTAAAGCAAATTTGCATAGATGGTTGGAATTGGCAGAGAAATAATCCAGAAGGTTATACATAG
- a CDS encoding asparaginase, which yields MNLQNNYSNLSNNSLKVLVKRGSSVESIHRAHASICDKKGRTLMKAGLCEYETFIRSALKPFQAMPFITSGAFEKYNFDNKTLALACGSHSGSSVQARTAFKLLWNADIDVKELKCPIPQNRESKLQHNCSGKHSAFLATCKKMNWDRDSYLMGHHPLQKEIFRLVAELLKIPAEELIAERDDCGAPTLLLRLSQMAVLYAHLSKSDQPEFKKITSAMTKNPDLIAGEGYFDSELIKRGHNQIISKGGSEGIQCIGLLGEGIGLSIKVEDGSKRAKHAVAIHLLRQLEWITPSAIEELDEIILQKKPGIYIEVEGELKIP from the coding sequence ATGAATTTACAAAACAATTATTCAAATCTCAGCAACAATTCTTTGAAGGTTCTAGTAAAAAGAGGTTCAAGTGTTGAATCCATTCACAGAGCCCACGCTTCAATTTGTGATAAGAAAGGAAGGACATTAATGAAAGCAGGGTTATGTGAATATGAAACTTTCATACGATCAGCATTAAAACCTTTCCAAGCAATGCCTTTCATTACAAGTGGTGCATTCGAAAAATATAATTTTGACAATAAGACCTTAGCGCTGGCATGTGGTTCTCATAGTGGCTCATCAGTTCAAGCTAGAACAGCATTCAAGCTCCTTTGGAATGCAGATATAGATGTAAAAGAGCTTAAATGCCCAATACCTCAAAATAGAGAAAGCAAACTTCAACACAATTGCTCAGGAAAGCATTCAGCATTTCTAGCAACATGCAAAAAAATGAACTGGGATCGCGATAGCTATCTAATGGGACATCATCCACTGCAGAAAGAAATTTTCAGGCTAGTTGCCGAGTTATTAAAAATACCTGCCGAAGAATTAATTGCCGAAAGAGATGACTGTGGTGCTCCAACGTTACTTTTGCGTTTATCTCAAATGGCGGTTTTATATGCTCATTTGTCTAAGTCTGACCAACCTGAATTTAAAAAAATAACTTCTGCTATGACAAAAAATCCAGACCTGATTGCTGGCGAAGGATATTTTGATTCTGAATTAATAAAAAGAGGTCACAATCAAATTATCAGCAAAGGTGGAAGTGAAGGGATCCAATGTATTGGTCTTCTGGGGGAAGGAATTGGACTCTCAATAAAGGTTGAGGATGGATCAAAAAGAGCAAAGCATGCAGTGGCAATACATCTTCTTCGACAACTCGAATGGATCACTCCATCAGCAATTGAAGAGCTTGATGAAATCATCCTTCAGAAAAAGCCAGGTATTTATATAGAAGTTGAAGGAGAATTAAAGATCCCCTAA
- a CDS encoding CGLD27 family protein, with product MNKTICPVPLNQRPLNEFNSIRNSWIISWPFLERNIFYRKLIFSWLLIIPVCLTISYGSDYLKNNLFELIFVSLTASIAFPILLLIRQWLSWVYIYKRLNSENIEYEESGWYDGQTWEKPIDWRAKDLLIAQYQIKPVINHLEVIIVLLISIIISSILFILLEMN from the coding sequence ATGAATAAAACAATATGCCCTGTGCCTCTAAACCAAAGACCACTAAATGAATTTAATAGTATTAGAAATTCATGGATAATCTCCTGGCCTTTTTTAGAAAGAAATATTTTTTACAGGAAATTAATATTTAGTTGGTTATTAATTATACCAGTTTGTTTAACGATTTCTTATGGAAGTGATTACCTTAAAAACAACCTTTTTGAACTTATTTTTGTAAGCCTTACTGCATCTATTGCTTTTCCTATATTATTACTAATCAGGCAATGGTTAAGTTGGGTATACATATATAAACGCCTTAATTCTGAAAACATTGAATATGAAGAATCTGGTTGGTATGATGGACAGACTTGGGAAAAGCCAATTGATTGGAGAGCAAAAGATTTACTCATAGCTCAATACCAAATTAAACCAGTTATAAATCATTTAGAAGTAATTATAGTACTATTAATATCAATTATCATATCTTCAATTTTATTTATACTTTTAGAAATGAATTAA
- the rsfS gene encoding ribosome silencing factor, protein MDSNRLIELAAVACDDRKAGDIKLLKVDEVSSIADWILITEGLSDVQVRAIVNNVEKTLREEADLLPLRKEGINEAKWALLDYGDLIINVFQPNERKFYDLESFWSNGIIHNLINNKLIALMDE, encoded by the coding sequence ATGGATAGCAATAGGTTAATTGAACTAGCTGCTGTTGCTTGCGATGATAGAAAAGCTGGCGATATAAAACTTTTAAAAGTTGATGAAGTATCAAGTATTGCTGATTGGATATTAATTACTGAAGGACTTTCAGATGTTCAAGTAAGGGCAATAGTTAATAATGTAGAAAAGACACTCAGAGAGGAAGCAGATCTACTACCTCTTCGAAAGGAAGGAATAAATGAGGCGAAATGGGCTTTATTAGATTATGGAGATCTAATAATTAATGTTTTTCAACCTAATGAAAGAAAATTTTATGATTTAGAGTCATTCTGGAGCAATGGCATTATTCATAATCTTATAAATAATAAATTAATAGCGTTAATGGATGAATAA